A portion of the Thermosulfurimonas sp. F29 genome contains these proteins:
- a CDS encoding DNA topoisomerase: MKLVVVESPGKVEVMRSLARRLLGGSVYVFATRGHVFDFDRTSTLPVPGLVVIDLRRKIYERLGELIKRAERVYLAFDADREGELMSHFVLEAFPGVAEKAFRVRLRALVEEEVARAFLESDGALDGNLLLAAYLRKVLDWRLGRVLSMRVREQFPSVRSLGRVKVGVLDLAEELARTRDFRFTGTLHVAFGFGRRYGWPVKGKVEGFVGRGYGVVRQVAVSRGELAPPKGLSTGRALAGGVRRSYPGVLGARAVMGALQALYDRGFLSYIRTRATAYSETGEEFAARLVETLYPGEYHPGDTTRAEAHEAIRPVRIPRAAELDEFRGEEKEVFRDVLGRFVASRMRPARGEKCVAEVEFADGGRGVFTCFRPEAGREGFLKEVWRGYVPGEDLRFPRVGDVVYLEGRVETPAERLFRLMEDRLVGQPSTYVRTVEGLSDQGLISRDDTVEVTETGREVFEWVRNEYPFLSADFSSRLERVLDEVAGGRVRPEAAVELYRDEVLKRAKAGDREELDVPVSAAAEVKKRMKETAARVSFAPVF, encoded by the coding sequence ATGAAGCTGGTGGTGGTGGAAAGCCCCGGGAAGGTGGAGGTAATGCGCTCCCTTGCCCGGCGTTTGCTCGGGGGAAGCGTGTATGTGTTCGCCACTAGGGGGCATGTATTCGACTTTGACCGAACCAGCACTTTGCCGGTGCCCGGGCTCGTGGTGATCGACCTCAGACGGAAGATTTATGAGCGGCTTGGCGAGCTCATCAAGCGGGCGGAGCGGGTTTACCTTGCGTTTGACGCCGATCGGGAGGGCGAGCTGATGTCGCACTTCGTGCTGGAAGCCTTCCCCGGCGTGGCGGAGAAGGCCTTTCGGGTGCGCCTCAGGGCCTTGGTGGAGGAGGAAGTCGCCCGGGCGTTTCTCGAAAGCGACGGGGCGCTCGACGGCAACCTGCTTCTGGCCGCTTACCTGCGCAAGGTGCTCGACTGGCGGCTGGGGCGGGTGCTTTCGATGAGGGTGCGGGAGCAATTTCCCTCGGTGAGGAGTCTCGGGCGAGTCAAGGTGGGGGTTCTCGATCTGGCTGAGGAACTTGCGCGCACGAGGGATTTTCGCTTCACCGGGACGCTACATGTGGCTTTCGGATTCGGCCGGAGGTACGGCTGGCCGGTGAAGGGCAAGGTGGAAGGGTTTGTCGGGCGCGGGTACGGCGTAGTGCGCCAAGTGGCCGTGAGCCGCGGTGAACTCGCTCCTCCGAAAGGGCTCTCCACCGGAAGGGCGCTTGCCGGAGGGGTGCGGCGTTCTTATCCTGGAGTGCTGGGCGCCCGGGCCGTGATGGGGGCCCTTCAAGCGCTTTACGATCGGGGGTTCCTTTCCTACATACGCACGCGGGCGACCGCTTATTCCGAGACCGGCGAGGAATTCGCGGCGCGCTTGGTGGAGACTCTTTACCCCGGGGAGTACCACCCCGGTGACACAACGCGGGCCGAGGCGCATGAAGCCATTCGTCCGGTACGCATTCCCCGCGCGGCCGAGCTGGACGAGTTTCGTGGCGAGGAAAAGGAGGTGTTTCGCGATGTGCTCGGTCGTTTCGTAGCTTCTAGGATGCGTCCGGCCAGAGGCGAGAAGTGCGTGGCCGAGGTGGAATTCGCCGACGGCGGCCGGGGGGTGTTCACCTGCTTCCGGCCGGAGGCGGGGCGGGAGGGGTTTCTTAAGGAGGTGTGGCGGGGATATGTGCCCGGAGAGGACCTGCGGTTCCCCCGGGTAGGGGATGTGGTCTACCTCGAGGGGCGGGTGGAGACCCCTGCGGAGAGGCTCTTCCGCTTGATGGAGGACCGCTTGGTGGGACAACCTTCCACTTATGTGCGGACGGTGGAGGGGCTCTCCGATCAGGGACTCATCTCCCGGGATGATACGGTTGAAGTCACCGAGACCGGTCGAGAGGTGTTCGAGTGGGTCAGGAATGAGTATCCGTTTCTTTCGGCGGACTTTTCCTCGAGGCTTGAGCGGGTTCTCGACGAAGTGGCCGGCGGACGGGTTCGTCCCGAAGCGGCGGTGGAGCTTTATCGGGACGAGGTGCTCAAGCGGGCAAAGGCCGGCGACCGTGAGGAACTGGATGTGCCGGTTTCCGCCGCGGCGGAGGTCAAAAAACGAATGAAAGAGACCGCGGCCCGAGTGTCTTTTGCACCGGTTTTCTGA
- a CDS encoding conjugative transposon protein TraM, whose product MSLGRFKREIALFGVIGLVVCVMLAVLALLLHGGREARVAMPRRVDVPGGAPNPHTESPALAEAQRREKELLKKEGVLLNLLQAGEKETAKRGGGEGTKKAEKATQALLIPIREGAAKEETIMSPAERLAQAERAFWWRMYWERGQRVEWRKPVLFGGFAVQMPFPKENTKEKSASSGVPVRRIASGGSGRIVSGGRRMRFRPYCLFGGEVMQNALVIQGQKSLLRFRVIEPNNCAGVPVGSVVVGEATVNPARMRAIVRLTRLITPSGKVIPVRGRVYGVDGVEGIASRVKRYDRALFLVRALERAFSAGLRASREDTETVTGYEWGSVTVKQKSEDRLKEALKEGGATFFDVVSGLPERELSKKPAYVVEVDEGLPVRIMLEENGNG is encoded by the coding sequence ATGAGTCTCGGCCGTTTTAAAAGAGAGATTGCGCTTTTCGGGGTGATTGGCTTGGTGGTGTGCGTAATGCTTGCGGTACTCGCGCTTCTTCTGCATGGGGGGCGTGAAGCGCGTGTGGCGATGCCCCGGCGGGTGGATGTGCCGGGGGGTGCGCCCAATCCGCACACGGAAAGTCCTGCGCTTGCCGAGGCACAAAGGAGGGAGAAGGAGCTCCTCAAGAAGGAAGGAGTGTTGCTCAACCTGCTTCAAGCGGGCGAGAAGGAGACCGCCAAGCGCGGGGGAGGGGAGGGCACTAAGAAAGCGGAGAAAGCGACGCAGGCATTGCTCATACCGATCCGGGAGGGAGCGGCGAAAGAAGAGACGATAATGAGTCCCGCGGAGCGGTTGGCGCAGGCGGAGCGGGCGTTTTGGTGGCGGATGTACTGGGAGCGGGGACAACGCGTCGAATGGCGCAAGCCGGTTCTTTTCGGCGGGTTTGCCGTGCAAATGCCGTTTCCAAAGGAAAACACAAAGGAAAAGAGCGCTTCCAGCGGTGTTCCCGTGAGGCGCATTGCGAGCGGGGGTTCCGGGCGTATCGTCTCCGGCGGCAGGCGAATGCGGTTCAGACCGTACTGTCTTTTCGGGGGCGAGGTAATGCAAAATGCTCTGGTCATACAGGGACAGAAGAGCCTTCTTCGTTTCAGAGTGATCGAGCCGAACAACTGTGCCGGCGTACCCGTGGGAAGCGTGGTGGTCGGTGAAGCCACGGTCAATCCCGCACGGATGAGGGCCATTGTGCGCCTCACACGGTTGATCACGCCTTCGGGCAAAGTTATTCCCGTACGAGGAAGGGTCTACGGAGTGGACGGCGTCGAGGGGATCGCCTCGCGGGTGAAACGGTACGACCGGGCGCTTTTTCTGGTGAGGGCTTTGGAGAGAGCATTCTCCGCCGGGCTTCGGGCGAGCCGGGAGGACACCGAAACGGTGACCGGCTATGAGTGGGGTTCGGTTACGGTTAAGCAGAAGTCCGAGGATCGTCTGAAGGAGGCCTTGAAAGAAGGGGGGGCGACTTTCTTCGATGTGGTTTCGGGGTTGCCTGAGAGGGAGCTGAGCAAGAAGCCCGCTTATGTGGTGGAAGTGGATGAGGGGTTGCCGGTGAGGATCATGCTTGAGGAGAACGGCAATGGCTAA
- a CDS encoding CHC2 zinc finger domain-containing protein has product MSEAVAAKTSVGSDLASICRYLREQVPVMEVLSSFGVRPERRSGNYYEFLCPFHEERNPSFKIKAGDTGAYCFGCGRSYSSLDVFMHFSGISSLSEAVREMIRRYGIAIPEDVETRLRRRTVEDLAWRLARELVSYAQSHYDRIMEAFHREKGYVLSAQDLLRFKMGFLPLEEVHRVAGKVGLTEKKLRALTGRLLIPVVYEGRVYGFWGRVLFPEEAAKPDVKNLYIRFSEKVLPVFLDRYNPERKAPVWVCEGPWDALALCLKGEQAIAVGGIPSKVRRDMFPRRPPDTVVLVPDPDPAGQGGVLKRAEELIAEWGRENVYVCDLPEGKDVDEVLLRDKVKVSDMRVLRFDEYVKTIREAKCSPEARVRDLHVKEAAERAEDAVLADLPLEEVLEEANRLTGRERLDYLRRVAQAKGYRKVDELVAVLREVAQDLALDDPKETFFIHPAIDYQAGRAFLGFRVEKLFLGHKEVFNVYLQGERGRITRVKPEWREEGPNGRERVFVFNTPLHELPSLEEKWGLDEVRALLRGERVPPSPRVVFRELLDCLKKYVYLEREEYYHLIVGYVFLTYFHRVFPAIPFLFLYGNKECGKSHAAKFLMRVCFNAQFHNRISEAALGDFADGFRGTIIVDQAEFLGYKGYEALANFLAGSYTQDTARRSILSVERSRRKLQSFDLYGPKVFAATSQLHFDLRDRCIIIPFVKTDRFYPDPTATSEDWRSLRGSLYALYLTDAAEMEEIYRQVPERPGRAGEIFRAMEAIFTYVGFTEDEVGSIYELFQKDLRETMPIVYGRDQAVLEAVLVVIEEEWPGVAPEDPVEVRLTAVHERVARFWEGGLPKSAIGEVLHRNRAVYRSKKVRGDTIYVTSRLLVEKRLNMLLGLKEEAAEGEDLSRTESTEDFSEEAMFSVKDPERNTEEAVPMRSLWEDL; this is encoded by the coding sequence ATGAGCGAAGCGGTCGCGGCCAAGACTTCCGTTGGAAGCGATTTGGCCTCGATTTGCCGGTACCTGCGCGAGCAAGTGCCGGTCATGGAGGTGCTGTCGTCCTTCGGGGTGCGGCCCGAGCGCAGGTCCGGCAACTATTACGAGTTCCTGTGTCCTTTCCACGAGGAGCGTAACCCCTCATTCAAGATCAAGGCCGGCGACACGGGGGCGTACTGTTTCGGTTGCGGGCGGTCGTACTCGAGCCTCGATGTGTTCATGCACTTTTCGGGCATTTCTTCTCTGAGCGAGGCGGTGCGGGAGATGATCCGGCGTTACGGGATTGCGATACCGGAGGATGTGGAAACGCGCCTTCGGCGCCGCACCGTGGAGGACTTGGCCTGGCGGCTTGCGCGGGAGCTGGTGAGCTATGCGCAGTCGCACTACGATCGCATCATGGAGGCCTTTCACCGGGAGAAGGGTTATGTGCTCTCGGCGCAGGACCTTTTGCGGTTCAAGATGGGGTTTCTCCCGCTTGAGGAGGTGCACCGGGTCGCGGGCAAGGTGGGTTTGACGGAGAAAAAGCTCCGCGCCCTCACGGGGCGCCTGCTCATACCGGTTGTCTATGAGGGGCGGGTTTACGGTTTCTGGGGACGGGTGCTTTTCCCCGAGGAGGCGGCCAAACCCGATGTGAAAAACCTTTACATTCGCTTCTCCGAGAAGGTCCTGCCGGTATTTCTGGACCGTTACAACCCGGAACGGAAGGCTCCGGTTTGGGTCTGTGAGGGGCCCTGGGATGCGCTGGCCCTTTGCCTCAAGGGCGAGCAGGCCATCGCCGTGGGGGGCATACCCTCAAAGGTGCGCCGAGACATGTTTCCGCGGCGTCCCCCGGACACGGTTGTGCTGGTGCCGGATCCCGATCCCGCCGGTCAGGGAGGCGTGCTCAAGCGGGCGGAGGAGCTCATTGCCGAGTGGGGTCGTGAGAATGTGTATGTTTGCGACCTTCCCGAGGGTAAAGATGTGGATGAGGTGCTCCTTCGTGATAAGGTGAAGGTGTCCGATATGCGCGTCCTTCGTTTCGACGAGTATGTAAAAACCATCAGGGAAGCGAAATGTTCCCCTGAGGCCAGGGTGCGCGACCTGCATGTGAAGGAGGCCGCCGAGCGGGCTGAGGACGCGGTGCTGGCGGATCTTCCCCTCGAGGAGGTGCTTGAGGAGGCCAACCGGCTCACCGGCCGTGAGCGCTTGGACTACCTGCGCAGGGTGGCGCAGGCGAAGGGTTACCGCAAGGTGGACGAGCTGGTGGCGGTTCTGCGGGAGGTGGCGCAGGACCTCGCCCTCGACGATCCCAAGGAAACCTTCTTTATTCACCCGGCCATCGACTATCAGGCCGGACGGGCTTTCCTCGGCTTTCGGGTGGAGAAGCTCTTTCTCGGGCACAAGGAGGTCTTCAATGTGTACCTTCAGGGCGAACGCGGGCGCATCACCCGGGTTAAACCCGAGTGGCGCGAGGAGGGGCCCAACGGCAGGGAGCGGGTCTTCGTCTTCAACACGCCGCTTCACGAGTTGCCGAGTCTCGAGGAGAAGTGGGGGCTGGATGAGGTGCGGGCCCTTCTCCGGGGCGAGCGCGTACCTCCTTCGCCGCGGGTGGTCTTTCGGGAGCTTCTCGACTGCCTCAAGAAGTATGTCTACCTGGAGAGGGAGGAGTACTACCACCTCATCGTGGGTTATGTTTTCCTCACCTACTTCCATCGGGTCTTTCCCGCCATTCCCTTCCTCTTCCTTTACGGAAACAAGGAGTGCGGCAAGTCGCACGCGGCCAAGTTTCTGATGCGGGTTTGCTTCAATGCGCAGTTCCACAACCGCATTTCGGAGGCGGCGTTGGGCGACTTTGCGGACGGCTTTCGAGGGACGATCATTGTGGATCAGGCGGAGTTCTTGGGTTACAAGGGATACGAGGCGCTGGCCAACTTTCTTGCGGGCTCCTACACGCAGGACACGGCGCGGCGCTCCATCCTTTCCGTGGAACGCAGTCGGCGCAAGCTTCAATCCTTCGATCTGTACGGGCCGAAGGTGTTCGCCGCAACGAGCCAGCTTCACTTCGACCTGCGCGACCGATGCATAATCATTCCCTTCGTGAAGACCGACCGCTTCTATCCCGACCCCACCGCGACCAGCGAAGATTGGCGCTCCCTCAGGGGGAGCCTTTACGCGCTTTACCTCACGGATGCGGCGGAAATGGAGGAGATCTACCGGCAGGTGCCGGAGCGTCCCGGGCGGGCGGGGGAGATCTTTCGGGCCATGGAGGCGATTTTCACTTATGTGGGGTTCACGGAGGACGAGGTCGGATCCATCTATGAGCTCTTCCAGAAAGACCTTCGGGAGACCATGCCCATCGTGTACGGTCGTGACCAAGCGGTGCTCGAAGCCGTGCTGGTGGTCATTGAGGAAGAGTGGCCCGGCGTTGCGCCCGAGGACCCGGTGGAGGTGCGGCTTACGGCCGTGCATGAGCGGGTGGCCCGATTCTGGGAGGGAGGTCTTCCGAAAAGCGCCATCGGGGAGGTTCTCCACCGCAACCGGGCGGTTTACCGCTCAAAAAAGGTTCGCGGGGACACCATATATGTCACATCGCGCCTTCTTGTGGAAAAACGCCTCAACATGCTTCTCGGGCTGAAAGAGGAAGCGGCGGAAGGCGAAGACCTTTCGCGCACAGAATCTACCGAGGACTTCAGCGAGGAAGCTATGTTTTCCGTAAAAGACCCCGAGCGGAACACCGAGGAGGCTGTCCCGATGCGATCCCTCTGGGAGGATCTATGA
- a CDS encoding transglycosylase SLT domain-containing protein → MPTVVSLFAGVALVLCGLFLHCGAVFAQGEADRLRFETEVRYVRGVIAHRYLPARCLRATPGRTKEAKIDRLARDIVRAVWEVFTYAGPIKPVERPESLLALVLAVAEKESDFCPTATSRRGAVGLMQVNYPYWRKRYRTLSVETLYRPYHNVLFGTGVLLDSIKRKGLVRGLCEYHGDRHCRRLSYVEEVLVRFLEHERNLARLASLLDLIATESGRVGRRGR, encoded by the coding sequence TTGCCGACCGTAGTGTCCCTGTTTGCAGGCGTGGCGCTGGTCCTTTGCGGCTTATTTCTTCATTGCGGAGCGGTTTTTGCGCAGGGCGAAGCGGATCGTTTGCGGTTCGAGACGGAGGTGCGCTATGTGCGGGGAGTGATTGCGCACCGATACCTTCCGGCCCGGTGTTTGCGGGCGACTCCAGGAAGGACCAAAGAGGCCAAGATCGACCGGCTGGCCCGGGACATAGTGCGAGCGGTTTGGGAGGTGTTTACCTATGCGGGGCCGATCAAACCGGTGGAGCGTCCGGAAAGTTTGCTTGCTCTGGTGCTCGCGGTCGCGGAGAAGGAGAGCGACTTCTGTCCTACGGCAACATCGCGCCGGGGAGCGGTGGGGCTTATGCAGGTGAACTACCCCTACTGGCGGAAGCGCTATCGGACGCTTTCGGTAGAAACCCTTTATCGCCCCTACCACAATGTGCTTTTCGGAACAGGAGTGTTGCTTGATTCGATCAAACGCAAGGGGCTGGTGCGTGGGCTTTGCGAGTACCACGGCGACAGGCATTGCAGGAGGCTTTCTTATGTGGAGGAGGTGCTTGTGCGGTTCCTTGAGCATGAGCGCAACCTTGCTCGTTTAGCGAGTTTGCTTGACCTCATTGCGACCGAATCCGGGCGGGTCGGGCGCAGGGGGCGTTAG